A genomic window from Klebsiella quasipneumoniae subsp. quasipneumoniae includes:
- a CDS encoding DnaA inactivator Hda: MNAPAQLSLPLYLPDDETFASFWPGDNPSLLAALQNVLRQEHSGYIYIWSREGAGRSHLLHAACAELSQRGDAVGYVPLDKRTWFVPEVLEGMEQLALVCIDNIECVAGDEPWEMAIFNLYNRILESGKTRLLITGDRPPRQLNLGLPDLASRLDWGQIYKLQPLSDEDKLQALQLRARLRGFEMPEDVCRFLLKRLDREMRSLFMTLDQLDHASITAQRKLTIPFVKEILKL, encoded by the coding sequence CTGAACGCACCGGCACAGCTCTCTTTGCCACTGTATCTTCCTGACGACGAAACCTTCGCGAGTTTCTGGCCGGGTGATAATCCTTCTCTACTTGCTGCCCTCCAGAACGTACTGCGCCAGGAACACAGCGGGTATATTTATATCTGGTCACGTGAAGGGGCGGGTCGCAGCCACCTGTTACACGCCGCCTGCGCCGAGCTTTCCCAGCGCGGGGATGCCGTAGGCTACGTGCCGCTGGATAAACGCACCTGGTTTGTGCCGGAGGTGCTGGAGGGGATGGAACAGCTGGCCCTGGTCTGCATCGATAACATCGAGTGCGTCGCCGGGGATGAGCCCTGGGAAATGGCCATCTTTAATCTCTACAACCGGATCCTGGAATCAGGTAAAACCCGGCTGCTGATCACCGGCGACCGGCCGCCGCGGCAACTGAATCTTGGTCTGCCGGATCTTGCCTCGCGGCTTGACTGGGGGCAGATCTATAAGCTGCAGCCGCTGTCGGATGAAGACAAACTGCAGGCCCTGCAGCTGCGCGCCAGACTGCGCGGCTTCGAGATGCCGGAGGACGTGTGCCGCTTCCTGCTGAAGCGGCTGGATCGCGAGATGCGCTCGCTATTTATGACCCTCGATCAGCTGGATCATGCCTCGATTACCGCTCAGCGCAAGCTGACGATCCCCTTCGTGAAAGAGATCCTTAAACTCTAG